Proteins encoded in a region of the Prinia subflava isolate CZ2003 ecotype Zambia chromosome 24, Cam_Psub_1.2, whole genome shotgun sequence genome:
- the TMEM35B gene encoding transmembrane protein 35B → MAAAFTALRALLGIFFFLTGALKVSDWLSADLHRHMASEFVRFAKVFPLKDLGFVPEPGRYLVAVGWMEVTAGLLLAFGPQLLQEISNFILSVVMIGAIYTLLALQEPLAMCAPATVCLGLLLLLNIRGYPAAPRPKFE, encoded by the exons ATGGCGGCGGCCTTCACCGCCCTGCGTGCCCTGCTCGGGATCTTCTTCTTCCTCACGGGTGCCCTGAAAGTCTCGGACTGGCTCTCCGCCGATCTGCACCGGCACATG GCATCGGAGTTCGTGCGCTTTGCCAAGGTGTTTCCCCTGAAGGACCTGGGGTTTGTACCGGAGCCGGGCAGGTACCTGGTGGCCGTGGGCTGGATGGAGGTGACAGccgggctgctgctggcatttgggccccagctgctgcaggagatcAGCAACTTCATCCTCAGCGTGGTCATGATCG GTGCCATCTACACGCTGCTGGCGCTGCAGGAGCCGCTGGCCATGTGTGCCCCGGCCACCGTGTGCCTcggcctcctcctgctgctcaaCATCCGCGGGTACCCAGCTGCCCCCCGGCCCAAGTTCGAGTGA